One region of bacterium genomic DNA includes:
- a CDS encoding Crp/Fnr family transcriptional regulator, producing MKKSDFLRLIPIFSSLSPKELQGLSEIADIRTYKKNSLFFAKNDLATYLFIVKKGSAKVIIEHEDGREVILSILYSRDIFGEMSLLDGRPRSATVIAKDDCEVLLIARFKFLSFLKEHPGISIKILETLSLKLRKTDNQVKILTLISADERIASFLLNMIEEYGVKRKDGVLIDIKLIHQDIADMCGIRRETSNRAISRFIKAGLIKREGKKIVVLDRIALYEKMKKGL from the coding sequence ATGAAAAAAAGTGATTTTTTAAGGCTTATTCCTATATTTTCTTCTTTATCTCCTAAGGAATTACAGGGTTTAAGCGAAATTGCTGATATTAGAACATACAAAAAAAATAGCCTTTTCTTTGCAAAGAATGATTTAGCAACCTATCTCTTTATTGTTAAAAAAGGAAGCGCAAAGGTTATTATAGAACATGAGGATGGAAGGGAAGTGATTCTTTCTATTCTATATTCAAGGGATATATTTGGTGAGATGTCTTTGCTTGACGGAAGACCAAGGTCAGCAACGGTAATCGCCAAAGACGATTGCGAGGTTTTGCTTATTGCAAGGTTTAAATTCTTAAGCTTTCTTAAAGAGCACCCTGGTATTTCCATAAAAATATTAGAAACCCTTTCATTAAAGCTACGGAAAACAGACAATCAGGTTAAAATCCTTACCCTGATTTCTGCTGACGAAAGGATAGCCTCTTTTCTTTTAAATATGATAGAGGAATATGGAGTAAAAAGAAAGGATGGGGTATTGATAGATATTAAACTTATTCATCAGGATATAGCAGATATGTGTGGAATAAGAAGGGAAACATCAAATCGGGCAATCTCAAGATTTATAAAGGCTGGCTTAATAAAGAGGGAGGGAAAGAAAATAGTTGTCCTTGATAGAATCGCTCTTTATGAAAAGATGAAGAAAGGGTTATAG
- the infC gene encoding translation initiation factor IF-3, translated as MKEKRLFINEAIRAPKIRLIDQNGNQKGVVSRYEALQEARNAGLDLVEVSFDNSISVCKIMDYGKYMYSQNKKAKEGKKKQKAIQVKEVKLRPSTDEHDFTFKANQSKKFLENGCKIKVVLNFKGREIVHSEIGMNTITKFADCLKDFSFVEKRPYFEGKRIVMVIAPAKK; from the coding sequence TTGAAAGAGAAAAGGCTTTTTATAAACGAGGCCATCAGAGCCCCAAAGATAAGGCTTATTGATCAAAATGGGAATCAAAAAGGGGTGGTTTCAAGGTATGAGGCATTACAGGAGGCAAGGAATGCCGGGCTTGACCTTGTTGAGGTATCATTTGATAATTCCATATCCGTATGTAAAATTATGGATTATGGAAAATATATGTATTCCCAGAATAAAAAGGCAAAAGAGGGAAAGAAAAAACAAAAGGCAATTCAAGTAAAAGAGGTAAAATTAAGACCATCTACAGATGAGCATGATTTTACCTTTAAGGCAAATCAGTCAAAGAAATTTTTAGAAAATGGCTGTAAGATAAAGGTTGTTCTTAATTTTAAGGGAAGGGAGATAGTGCATTCAGAGATAGGAATGAATACCATTACAAAATTTGCTGATTGCCTAAAGGATTTTTCTTTTGTTGAAAAAAGGCCATATTTTGAGGGAAAAAGGATAGTTATGGTCATTGCTCCAGCGAAAAAATAA
- a CDS encoding prepilin-type N-terminal cleavage/methylation domain-containing protein — protein MKVCFLKKMGFTLIEMLVVIIIIGVVLGITIIKINSYFAMIRLKTATQDFIQDLQWAQERAKSGTRTTVIFGTITPPLAYTGTYTITEGETILENPIWLSDTERKRDMSKFHLLTNIPIATATLSFATLTGFVSYEVIGSLTFRNKSRFVTVSRLGKIEERK, from the coding sequence ATGAAGGTATGCTTTTTAAAAAAAATGGGATTTACATTGATTGAGATGCTTGTTGTAATAATAATCATTGGTGTTGTATTAGGGATTACTATAATAAAGATAAATTCTTATTTTGCTATGATAAGGCTTAAAACAGCAACGCAGGATTTTATCCAAGACCTTCAATGGGCGCAAGAGAGGGCAAAAAGTGGAACAAGAACAACAGTTATCTTTGGAACCATAACACCACCATTGGCATATACAGGAACATATACAATTACAGAAGGAGAAACAATTCTTGAAAACCCAATCTGGCTTTCTGATACAGAAAGAAAGCGTGATATGAGCAAATTTCACCTTTTAACCAATATTCCTATTGCTACGGCTACGCTTTCATTTGCTACTTTAACAGGCTTTGTTTCTTATGAAGTAATAGGTAGCTTAACATTTAGAAATAAATCAAGATTTGTAACAGTTTCAAGGCTTGGTAAGATAGAAGAAAGAAAATGA
- a CDS encoding type II secretion system protein yields MKTGFTLIEILVAMVIVLGSALFLLKAIITTQRAIIFSKHKQEAVFLLEERIEEIKSIQWATATTRKGSEGEIVDIKDEDITWYIGGILTKSVGPINFFIIPGTETGIGPAAGRPSVGSGTLDVREDNIFGGTFSVSCAWIEDNKWSTITNTIYIAPDNAFFEESKNFVD; encoded by the coding sequence ATGAAGACGGGATTTACACTTATTGAGATTCTTGTGGCTATGGTTATAGTATTAGGAAGTGCTCTCTTTCTTCTAAAGGCAATAATCACTACCCAAAGGGCAATAATCTTTTCAAAGCATAAGCAAGAAGCGGTATTTCTCCTTGAGGAAAGAATAGAAGAGATAAAGAGCATCCAGTGGGCAACCGCAACAACAAGAAAAGGATCAGAGGGAGAGATTGTTGATATAAAGGATGAAGATATAACCTGGTATATAGGTGGTATCCTTACAAAAAGCGTAGGTCCAATTAATTTCTTTATAATCCCAGGAACTGAGACAGGAATTGGTCCTGCCGCTGGAAGGCCAAGTGTAGGAAGTGGCACTTTGGATGTAAGGGAAGATAATATATTTGGAGGAACATTTAGTGTATCCTGTGCCTGGATAGAGGATAATAAATGGTCAACAATAACCAATACAATATATATAGCACCAGATAATGCATTCTTTGAGGAGAGCAAGAATTTTGTTGATTAA